The DNA sequence AATAGTCATAAATGCTTGTTCAAAGACACTCCAATGTTCATGCTTGATGCAATATCTTAAAAGCTTTGTAAAATCTTCATTGTCCTGGTTTTTGGGATTACTAACTCTGGCAATATATGCCATAGTTTTTTCAGCATCTGGAGTTGCTGTAACCAGATGAACACTATTCATTGTTATATCTTTGCAAGAGTTACTTTCTCAGGTTGATTTTGATATTTACCCTTGCGGTCACTATAGGTTGTTTCACAAGGGTCTCCTTCTAGGAAGAGGAGTTGGCATATACCTTCATTAGCATATATTCGACAATCTGCTCCAGAACTATTGCTGAACTCCAGAGTCAGATGTCCTTCCCAGCTTGCTTCTGCTGGGGTTGTATTAACTATTATGCCAAGCCGTGCATAAGTGCTTTTACCAAGACAAACAACAGTAATGTTTGCAGGGACTTTCATTCTCTCTAATGCGACTCCTAGGCCATATGAATGTGCAGGGAGGATGAAGTAATCTCCGTCGTCATCTTTATGGAGAGGGGTTGATTCTAAGTTATCTGGATTAAATCTTTTGGGATTCATTACTGTCCCAGGTACATGACGAAAGATTAGGAATTCTTTAGAGGACAATCGAAGATCATAGCCATAAGACGAGCAGCCAAAACTTAAGACAGGATTTTGTTTTGAAGCAGGATTAAGGTGCCTAATCAGAGTGCTTTGGAAAGGTTTAAGCATTCCTTCTTTTGCTTTCTGACTAATCCAGCGATCGTTTTTAAGCATTATTTAGAGCACCTTAGTTCAGTAACTTGGTCTGCCATTGCTACAACTTCCTTTGGTATGAAAGGACCTGTAAGAATTACATCTATAGCGCGAGGTCGCTGTTCAAGTGTTTCGATGAGGTCTGTTTCTTGAACAAAACCTAATTTAATTGCAAGTCCTACCTCGTCTAAAACAAGTTTATGAATATTTTCCTTTAGTAAGTTTTGCTGACAGATTTGCCAAATTGCCTGCACGGCTTGTTTTGCCTGAATAAATTGGCTGGATAAATGGTCTGCAATGCTTTGTTCATTGCCAAGATAGCAGGGTAAATCAGGCCTGATCCAATGAAGCCTTCCACAGAGTTGAATCCCTTTGGAAGGGCCTTGATCAACGCCTCCTTTTAGTAATTGAGCTATTAGGACTTCGCTGCCAAGTCCAGCTGATCGGAGAGCTTCGCTGAGAACAACAGGAAAACTACCTCCAAAATTAGCCATATGAACTTGCAGTTGTCCTTGAGGTTCGACAATACGAAGAATTGGCTTTGGATTTTCAAAAGGAATAGACCTTAAATTGCTATCCTTTTCCGGCGCATTTTTATTTATGTAGCTTGGGCTGGCAGTCAAAAAACTAAAATAACTATGTTTCAAATCTAGCGGCATGATCCAGGTTCACAATGAGTAGACACTACAGATAGTGTTGAGATTATCGATTTCGGGCTATTTTTGCTTTGGTTACTGAGATCTCTTAATGCTTTATTTATATGAAGCAACTATGTGAGCATTAAAAAAAAGTTCAAAAAAGTCATTATTGCTACAAGTGGTTTTATAACCCGTCCTTAGCGTCGATTAAATCGCTTTGCCGATATGGCAACTGCTGCTAGTGGCTTTAGCCGTTACTCAAATCAATCTTTAGGGGGACAGTCTCCTAACCAGGGTAATGATCCAAATCAACCTAAGAAGACTCTCCTTGAGGTAATTCGAGGTCTTGATGGGGCAACCTCCGAGTTGGTTGAGCGCTCTAAAACAATCTTTTTCCCTGGCGATCCTGCCGAGAGAGTGTATTTAATTAGAAGAGGAGCTGTTCGTTTGACCAGGGTTTATGAGTCAGGAGAAGAGATAACGGTTGCTTTGTTAAGAGAAAACAGTTTGTTTGGAGTCCTTTCCCTTTTAACTGGGCACAGATCTGATCGTTTTTACCATGCTTTGGCATTTACTCGTGTCGAGATGGTATCTGCCCCTGCAGGCTCTGTAAGAAATGCGATTGAAGCAGATAGTGGCGTAGGACTTCTTTTGTTGCAAGGCTTGTCAAGCAGGATTTTGCAAACAGAGACCATGATTGAAACCTTGACCCATAGAGACATGTCTTCTCGACTAGTTAGCTTTCTTTTAGTGCTTTGTAGAGATTTTGGAGTACCAGGTGATAGAGGAATTACTATTGACCTTCGCCTTTCTCATCAGGCCATAGCGGAAGCCATAGGATCGACTCGTGTAACAATTACTCGTCTACTAGGTGATTTGAGAGGGTTAGGCTTACTACAGATTGATAGAAAAAAAA is a window from the Prochlorococcus marinus str. MIT 9211 genome containing:
- the dcd gene encoding dCTP deaminase: MLKNDRWISQKAKEGMLKPFQSTLIRHLNPASKQNPVLSFGCSSYGYDLRLSSKEFLIFRHVPGTVMNPKRFNPDNLESTPLHKDDDGDYFILPAHSYGLGVALERMKVPANITVVCLGKSTYARLGIIVNTTPAEASWEGHLTLEFSNSSGADCRIYANEGICQLLFLEGDPCETTYSDRKGKYQNQPEKVTLAKI
- a CDS encoding cob(I)yrinic acid a,c-diamide adenosyltransferase, with product MTASPSYINKNAPEKDSNLRSIPFENPKPILRIVEPQGQLQVHMANFGGSFPVVLSEALRSAGLGSEVLIAQLLKGGVDQGPSKGIQLCGRLHWIRPDLPCYLGNEQSIADHLSSQFIQAKQAVQAIWQICQQNLLKENIHKLVLDEVGLAIKLGFVQETDLIETLEQRPRAIDVILTGPFIPKEVVAMADQVTELRCSK
- the ntcA gene encoding global nitrogen regulator NtcA, producing the protein MATAASGFSRYSNQSLGGQSPNQGNDPNQPKKTLLEVIRGLDGATSELVERSKTIFFPGDPAERVYLIRRGAVRLTRVYESGEEITVALLRENSLFGVLSLLTGHRSDRFYHALAFTRVEMVSAPAGSVRNAIEADSGVGLLLLQGLSSRILQTETMIETLTHRDMSSRLVSFLLVLCRDFGVPGDRGITIDLRLSHQAIAEAIGSTRVTITRLLGDLRGLGLLQIDRKKITVFDPIALAKRFN